One window from the genome of Juglans microcarpa x Juglans regia isolate MS1-56 unplaced genomic scaffold, Jm3101_v1.0 JmScfU0001, whole genome shotgun sequence encodes:
- the LOC121245200 gene encoding isopentenyl-diphosphate Delta-isomerase I-like isoform X1: MSATPHLLNKFTTAAAIANTPIPRLAFSLVSSSPKFHLFSSAFASRLLPHPPTLSSSLIFPRVLSTFNFAMGDAPDAGMDAVQRRLMFDDECILVDENDRVVGHDTKYNCHLWEKIESGNMLHRAFSVFLFNSKYELLLQQRSATKVTFPLVWTNTCCSHPLYRETELIEENALGVRNAAQRKLLDELGIPAEDVPVDQFIPLGRMLYKEPSDGKWGEHELDYLLFIVRDVTVNPNPDEVADVKYVNRDQLKELLRKADAGEEGLKLSPWFRLVVDNFLFGWWDHVEKETVKEAVDMETIHKLT; encoded by the exons ATGTCTGCGACTCCCCACCTTCTTAATAAGTTCACTACGGCTGCTGCCATTGCTAATACACCCATACCCAGGCTAGCCTTCTCGCTCGTTTCTTCCTCTCCTAAATTCCATCTTTTCTCTTCAGCTTTTGCCTCTCGtctcctcccccaccccccaacgctctcttcttctctcatcTTCCCGAGGGTGCTCTCCACTTTTAATTTCGCCATGGGGGATGCTCCTGACGCTGGCATGGACGCCGTCCAGAGACGACTCATGTTTGATGACGA ATGCATTTTGGTGGATGAGAATGATCGTGTTGTTGGTCATGATACCAAATACAATT GTCACTTGTGGGAAAAAATTGAATCTGGAAATATGCTACATAGAGCTTTCAGTGTATTTCTGTTTAACTCAAAATATGAGTTGCTTCTTCAG CAACGATCTGCAACAAAGGTAACATTTCCTCTTGTGTGGACAAATACCTGCTGCAGCCATCCACTATACCGTGAAACTGAGCTTATTGAGGAGAATGCCCTTG GTGTAAGGAATGCTGCACAAAGAAAGCTCTTGGATGAACTGGGTATTCCTGCTGAAGATGTGCCGGTTGATCAGTTCATCCCGCTGGGCCGCATGCTGTACAAGGAACCTTCTGATGGCAAGTGGGGGGAGCATGAAC TTGATTACCTCCTATTCATTGTGCGAGATGTTACTGTTAATCCAAACCCTGATGAAGTAGCCGATGTGAAATATGTGAATCGAGATCAATTGAAAGAGCTGTTGAGGAAAGCAGATGCTGGTGAGGAAGGTTTGAAGCTGTCCCCTTGGTTCCGGCTAGTCGTCGACAATTTCTTGTTCGGGTGGTGGGACCATGTTGAGAAAGAGACTGTCAAGGAAGCTGTTGACATGGAAACCATTCACAAGTTGACTTAA
- the LOC121245200 gene encoding isopentenyl-diphosphate Delta-isomerase I-like isoform X2, translating into MLLTLAWTPSRDDSCLMTSTISPLFSSPLCVCILVDENDRVVGHDTKYNCHLWEKIESGNMLHRAFSVFLFNSKYELLLQQRSATKVTFPLVWTNTCCSHPLYRETELIEENALGVRNAAQRKLLDELGIPAEDVPVDQFIPLGRMLYKEPSDGKWGEHELDYLLFIVRDVTVNPNPDEVADVKYVNRDQLKELLRKADAGEEGLKLSPWFRLVVDNFLFGWWDHVEKETVKEAVDMETIHKLT; encoded by the exons ATGCTCCTGACGCTGGCATGGACGCCGTCCAGAGACGACTCATGTTTGATGACGAGTACAATTTCCCCCCtcttttcctctcctctctGCGT ATGCATTTTGGTGGATGAGAATGATCGTGTTGTTGGTCATGATACCAAATACAATT GTCACTTGTGGGAAAAAATTGAATCTGGAAATATGCTACATAGAGCTTTCAGTGTATTTCTGTTTAACTCAAAATATGAGTTGCTTCTTCAG CAACGATCTGCAACAAAGGTAACATTTCCTCTTGTGTGGACAAATACCTGCTGCAGCCATCCACTATACCGTGAAACTGAGCTTATTGAGGAGAATGCCCTTG GTGTAAGGAATGCTGCACAAAGAAAGCTCTTGGATGAACTGGGTATTCCTGCTGAAGATGTGCCGGTTGATCAGTTCATCCCGCTGGGCCGCATGCTGTACAAGGAACCTTCTGATGGCAAGTGGGGGGAGCATGAAC TTGATTACCTCCTATTCATTGTGCGAGATGTTACTGTTAATCCAAACCCTGATGAAGTAGCCGATGTGAAATATGTGAATCGAGATCAATTGAAAGAGCTGTTGAGGAAAGCAGATGCTGGTGAGGAAGGTTTGAAGCTGTCCCCTTGGTTCCGGCTAGTCGTCGACAATTTCTTGTTCGGGTGGTGGGACCATGTTGAGAAAGAGACTGTCAAGGAAGCTGTTGACATGGAAACCATTCACAAGTTGACTTAA